The following coding sequences are from one Aeromicrobium duanguangcaii window:
- a CDS encoding aldo/keto reductase: MTHPAVPNVTLDNGVEMPQLGFGVFQIPPEDTQRVVADALAAGYRHLDTAAAYANEEAVGRAIAASGIPREDLFVTTKLWIQQRSGEDVVKAAFEGSMERLGLERLDLYLIHQPFGDYYSAWRAMQDLYREGAIRAIGVSNFYPDRLVDLIAHSEVTPAVNQIETHPFFQRAEYQQLMAEHGVQIESWGPLAEGKNDIFGQPVLTGIADAHGKSVAQVVLRWLIQRGAVAIPKSVRPERMAENLDIFDFELTDGEMDQIATLDTGSSVIVDHHDPELVRRLNSAAV; this comes from the coding sequence ATGACCCACCCCGCGGTTCCGAACGTCACCCTCGACAACGGCGTCGAGATGCCCCAGCTGGGGTTCGGGGTCTTCCAGATCCCACCGGAGGACACCCAGCGCGTGGTGGCCGACGCGCTGGCGGCCGGGTACCGGCACCTCGACACGGCCGCGGCGTACGCCAACGAGGAGGCCGTGGGTCGGGCGATCGCCGCGAGCGGCATTCCCCGCGAGGACCTGTTCGTCACGACGAAGCTGTGGATCCAGCAGCGGTCGGGCGAGGATGTCGTGAAGGCGGCCTTCGAGGGGTCGATGGAGCGCCTGGGTCTCGAGCGCCTCGACCTCTACCTGATCCACCAGCCGTTCGGCGACTACTACTCCGCGTGGCGGGCCATGCAGGACCTGTACCGCGAGGGCGCGATCCGGGCGATCGGCGTCTCCAACTTCTACCCCGACCGGCTGGTCGACCTCATCGCCCACAGCGAGGTGACGCCGGCCGTGAACCAGATCGAGACGCACCCGTTCTTCCAGCGCGCCGAGTACCAGCAGCTGATGGCCGAGCACGGCGTGCAGATCGAGTCCTGGGGACCGCTCGCGGAGGGCAAGAACGACATCTTCGGGCAGCCGGTCCTCACGGGGATCGCGGACGCGCACGGGAAGTCGGTGGCGCAGGTCGTGCTGCGGTGGTTGATCCAGCGGGGAGCCGTGGCCATTCCCAAGTCCGTGCGGCCCGAGCGGATGGCCGAGAACCTCGACATCTTCGACTTCGAGCTGACGGACGGTGAGATGGATCAGATCGCCACCCTCGACACGGGGTCCTCGGTGATCGTCGACCATCACGACCCCGAGCTGGTCCGGCGACTGAACAGCGCGGCCGTCTGA
- a CDS encoding ABC transporter ATP-binding protein: MITVESLTRRYAGFTAVDDVSFTAQPGRVTGFLGPNGAGKSTTMRVMVGLTAPTSGSATIDGVRFTDLPNPGLEVGVLLDASAQHAGRTGREILAVAADTMGLPRARVDEMIELVSLTPTEARRRVRHYSLGMRQRLGIATALLGDPRVLILDEPANGLDPAGIRWMRDLLTDFAGRGGTVLLSSHLLHEIEVIADDLVVIGHGRIVASGTKEELLAAAGTLARSTSPLDLAHALEQAGIASTLAGDGSVRTEAGPARVGAVALTAGIALTELRSADGAGLEEMFLSLTADTQREGVAA; this comes from the coding sequence ATGATCACTGTCGAGTCACTGACCCGGAGGTACGCCGGCTTCACCGCCGTCGACGACGTCTCCTTCACTGCCCAGCCCGGCCGCGTGACCGGATTCCTCGGTCCGAACGGCGCCGGCAAGTCCACCACGATGCGCGTCATGGTGGGACTGACCGCCCCGACGTCCGGCTCGGCCACCATCGACGGGGTCCGGTTCACCGACCTGCCCAACCCCGGGCTCGAGGTCGGCGTCCTCCTCGACGCCTCGGCACAGCACGCCGGCCGCACGGGACGCGAGATCCTCGCCGTCGCCGCCGACACGATGGGGCTGCCCCGAGCCCGCGTCGACGAGATGATCGAGCTGGTGAGCCTGACGCCCACCGAGGCCCGGCGCCGCGTGCGCCACTACTCCCTCGGGATGCGTCAACGCCTCGGCATCGCCACCGCACTGCTCGGGGATCCCCGGGTGCTGATCCTCGACGAGCCCGCCAATGGGCTCGACCCCGCGGGGATCCGGTGGATGCGCGACCTGCTGACGGACTTCGCCGGCCGCGGCGGCACCGTGCTGCTGTCCTCCCACCTGCTCCACGAGATCGAGGTCATCGCCGACGACCTGGTCGTGATCGGCCACGGCAGGATCGTCGCGTCCGGTACGAAGGAGGAACTCCTCGCGGCGGCCGGGACGCTCGCCCGCTCGACCTCACCCCTCGATCTCGCCCACGCCCTCGAGCAGGCCGGGATCGCCAGCACACTCGCCGGCGACGGCTCGGTCCGCACGGAAGCCGGCCCCGCACGCGTGGGAGCCGTCGCCCTGACCGCCGGCATCGCCCTGACCGAGCTTCGATCGGCCGATGGTGCCGGTCTCGAAGAGATGTTCCTGTCGCTCACCGCCGACACCCAGCGCGAAGGAGTCGCAGCATGA
- a CDS encoding NAD(P)-dependent oxidoreductase translates to MSRVVIFGGTGYAGGNIAREASSRGHEVISYTRSAPSEPLEGVEYRTGSLASPEVLATAAADADVLVVAVHGADVDGAPLVSYVPQLIEAARENGARLSFVGGAGSSLVAPDGPRLVDTPDFHEDWKPEALSHAEVLEALRQAPEDLDWFYVSPAALFGSYSPGETTGSYRTGGDVLVTKEDGSSEISGSDFALAYVDEIEKPAHSRQRFTVGH, encoded by the coding sequence ATGTCACGAGTGGTCATCTTCGGAGGAACCGGCTACGCCGGCGGGAACATCGCGCGTGAGGCGTCGTCTCGCGGTCACGAGGTCATCTCGTACACCCGCAGCGCTCCATCAGAGCCGCTCGAGGGCGTCGAGTACCGGACCGGCTCCTTGGCCTCGCCGGAGGTCCTGGCGACCGCAGCCGCCGATGCCGACGTCCTGGTCGTGGCCGTCCACGGCGCCGATGTCGACGGCGCCCCGCTCGTCTCCTACGTGCCGCAGCTGATCGAGGCCGCGCGCGAGAACGGCGCCCGCCTGTCGTTCGTCGGCGGCGCCGGCTCGTCCCTGGTCGCGCCCGACGGCCCGCGCCTGGTCGACACGCCGGACTTCCACGAGGACTGGAAGCCCGAGGCGCTGTCCCACGCCGAGGTGCTGGAGGCGCTGCGTCAGGCGCCTGAGGACCTCGACTGGTTCTACGTGAGCCCGGCTGCCCTGTTCGGCTCCTACTCGCCGGGCGAGACCACCGGCTCGTACCGCACCGGCGGCGACGTCCTCGTCACGAAGGAGGACGGCTCGTCGGAGATCTCGGGCAGCGACTTCGCGCTGGCGTACGTCGACGAGATCGAGAAGCCGGCGCACTCGCGTCAGCGGTTCACCGTCGGCCACTGA
- a CDS encoding sensor histidine kinase — MSNLLRSFLEEPRPPDPPVRLWRDWALVALVVVAGVLEGVLRTDMPLPVLSVILVVALAPLLLWRRTHPLAVVATVFGVIALVDIALLVAGAPALDVNTLLFVLLLAYSLFRWGSGREVVAGLAIIAVPATLAIVVGWTGFAEAIGGVAVLFSAFALGWAVRAQHGARERWLEQVKSQERVLLARELHDTVAHHVSAIAIHAQAGRVLAATSPSASLEALEVIEVEASRTLAEMRTMVRVLRNEAPADYAPQRGVADLELLSGASPAGPRVEVTVSGDLVTLPAAIDAAIFRIAQEAVTNALRHARNATLIEVRVIGQPTTVSLVVRDDGDPGGPDPVPDAGFGLTGMMERALLLGGACQAGPCPHRGWAVSATLPREVPA, encoded by the coding sequence GTGAGCAACCTGCTGCGCTCCTTCCTGGAGGAACCCCGGCCTCCGGACCCGCCGGTGCGCCTCTGGCGCGACTGGGCGCTGGTGGCGCTCGTGGTGGTCGCTGGGGTGCTGGAGGGCGTTCTGCGCACGGACATGCCGCTACCGGTGCTGTCGGTAATCCTGGTGGTCGCACTGGCGCCGCTGCTGCTGTGGCGACGCACCCATCCGCTGGCCGTGGTGGCGACCGTCTTCGGCGTGATCGCGCTGGTCGACATCGCCTTGCTCGTGGCAGGTGCGCCGGCTCTCGACGTGAACACCTTGCTCTTCGTGCTGCTGCTGGCCTACTCCCTGTTCCGCTGGGGTTCAGGGCGCGAGGTCGTGGCGGGGCTGGCGATCATCGCCGTTCCGGCCACCCTGGCCATCGTCGTCGGCTGGACCGGGTTCGCGGAGGCGATCGGCGGGGTCGCCGTCCTGTTCTCCGCGTTCGCCCTGGGCTGGGCCGTGCGTGCCCAGCACGGGGCCCGCGAGCGATGGCTGGAACAGGTGAAGTCGCAGGAGAGGGTCCTGTTGGCCCGGGAGCTGCACGACACGGTGGCCCACCACGTCTCGGCCATCGCCATCCACGCCCAGGCTGGACGAGTCCTCGCGGCGACCAGTCCGTCCGCGTCACTCGAAGCGCTGGAGGTGATCGAGGTGGAGGCGTCGCGGACCCTGGCCGAGATGCGGACGATGGTCCGCGTCCTGCGCAACGAGGCGCCCGCCGACTACGCGCCGCAACGCGGTGTGGCAGACCTCGAGCTGTTGTCCGGCGCCTCGCCCGCCGGGCCGCGGGTGGAGGTGACGGTCTCGGGCGACCTGGTCACCCTCCCGGCGGCGATCGACGCCGCCATCTTCCGGATCGCCCAGGAGGCGGTCACCAACGCCCTGCGGCATGCCCGGAACGCCACACTGATTGAGGTGCGCGTCATCGGCCAGCCGACGACGGTGAGCCTCGTGGTCCGCGACGACGGCGACCCGGGAGGACCCGACCCCGTGCCCGATGCGGGGTTCGGGCTCACCGGGATGATGGAACGCGCGTTGCTCCTGGGCGGCGCCTGCCAGGCCGGACCCTGCCCCCATCGTGGCTGGGCCGTCAGCGCCACCCTGCCGCGGGAGGTGCCGGCGTGA
- a CDS encoding RNA polymerase sigma factor yields the protein MRSRDQLAARFEGLVERYGDRLLAYLLRRVPAEDAADVAADTLMTAWRRVRVMPDDDEQAFWWLLSIGRRSAANHRRGIVRRTALGDRLRALPTSAIAPALDDTGLLIRQLLDRLSDDDQELIRLVYWDDLPLRAAATVLGIGESAARKRLQRARDTLRVALDGTPDEEMSRVPIRR from the coding sequence ATGCGCAGCCGCGACCAGTTGGCCGCCAGGTTCGAAGGACTCGTCGAGCGCTATGGCGACCGCCTGCTCGCGTACCTCCTGCGGCGAGTGCCGGCCGAGGACGCCGCGGACGTCGCCGCCGACACCCTCATGACGGCGTGGCGGCGTGTCCGCGTGATGCCAGATGACGACGAGCAGGCGTTCTGGTGGCTTCTGTCCATCGGTCGCCGTTCAGCGGCGAACCATCGTCGCGGGATCGTCCGGCGCACCGCTTTGGGCGATCGCCTGCGGGCCCTGCCCACGTCGGCGATCGCACCCGCGCTCGACGACACGGGGCTGCTGATCCGACAGTTGCTGGATCGGTTGTCGGACGACGACCAGGAGTTGATCCGGCTCGTCTATTGGGACGACCTGCCGCTCCGAGCCGCCGCCACCGTGCTCGGCATCGGGGAGTCGGCCGCACGCAAGCGCCTGCAACGGGCCCGGGACACCCTGCGCGTCGCGCTGGACGGCACCCCTGACGAGGAGATGTCAAGGGTTCCGATTCGTCGGTGA
- a CDS encoding aldo/keto reductase, which yields MRTRRLGRSGPEVSAVGLGCMGMTGNLGPPKDRAEMVALLREAVDRGVTLFDSAEVYGPFTNEELVGEALEPVRDRVVIATKFGFDLDDEGTLHGLNSRPERIRQVAESSLRRLRTDRIDVFYQHRVDPDVPMEDVAGAVRELIEEGKVRYFGLSEAGVANIRRAHAVQPVTVLQSEYSLWWREPEDAILPVLDELGIGLVPFSPLGRGFLTGAITADTTFGTGDNRGTMPRYSEESRRANEAVVEALGTIAERKGVTRAQIALAWLLAQRPWIVPIPGTTKPHRLAENIGAASVDLSAEDLTELREVAEQVRVMGDRYPAQMQSMIDR from the coding sequence ATGCGGACGCGCCGGCTCGGACGCAGCGGCCCGGAGGTCTCGGCCGTGGGCCTGGGCTGCATGGGGATGACCGGAAACCTCGGGCCCCCGAAGGACCGCGCCGAGATGGTGGCGCTGCTCCGCGAGGCCGTGGACCGGGGAGTGACCCTGTTCGACTCCGCCGAGGTCTACGGCCCGTTCACGAACGAGGAGCTGGTCGGCGAGGCACTCGAACCGGTGCGTGACCGGGTCGTGATCGCCACGAAGTTCGGCTTCGACCTCGACGACGAGGGCACTCTGCACGGGTTGAACAGCCGCCCGGAGCGCATCCGGCAGGTGGCCGAGTCGTCGCTCCGGCGCCTGCGCACCGATCGGATCGACGTGTTCTACCAACACCGGGTGGATCCGGACGTGCCGATGGAGGACGTCGCCGGAGCCGTGCGCGAGCTGATCGAGGAGGGCAAGGTCCGTTACTTCGGGCTCTCGGAGGCCGGAGTGGCGAACATCCGCCGCGCGCACGCGGTGCAGCCCGTGACCGTGCTGCAGAGCGAGTACTCGCTGTGGTGGCGCGAGCCCGAGGACGCGATCCTGCCGGTGCTGGACGAGCTCGGGATCGGACTGGTCCCGTTCAGTCCGCTCGGGCGCGGCTTCCTCACGGGCGCCATCACGGCGGACACCACGTTCGGGACGGGCGACAACCGCGGAACGATGCCGCGCTACTCCGAGGAGTCGCGGCGAGCGAACGAGGCGGTGGTCGAAGCGCTGGGGACGATCGCGGAGCGCAAGGGCGTCACTCGGGCGCAGATCGCGTTGGCGTGGCTGCTGGCCCAGCGTCCGTGGATCGTGCCGATCCCGGGGACGACGAAACCGCATCGGCTGGCGGAGAACATCGGCGCGGCGAGCGTCGACCTCTCGGCCGAAGACCTGACCGAGCTCCGCGAGGTCGCGGAGCAGGTGCGCGTCATGGGGGACCGCTATCCCGCGCAGATGCAGTCGATGATCGATCGCTGA
- a CDS encoding ScyD/ScyE family protein — protein sequence MRTTFRTITAIGIAAGVALGLAPSASAHGKHRPPAPVTVVASGLAGPYQVSSSGRDLIVTEADAGRVIAINRHRRGSVRTLVSGLGEGAAAGAVRIGNRVFIATAEAGGPPDAPPRPPSPYPGSSVLVASKGRISQFADLLAYELRNNPDGQTQFGPDGAPLDALSNPFSLLAARGGGVLVADGGANVVLRVSASGRVSTFFVPPVVTTGACAGRPNNDAASTGCDPVPTGLAYGPRNTLYVSTLSGEAPGQGRVYVLDARRGTVKKVIGGFTSPTGVAVAPDGTVYVTEALEGQPTSEPGPDFDPSTVGQVVKVSPRGQRTYAQITTPTGIVWTGGKLYSTAWSLGSFFGQFGTGQIVALSPRAFR from the coding sequence ATGCGCACCACCTTCAGAACGATCACCGCCATCGGCATCGCAGCCGGCGTGGCCCTGGGGCTGGCTCCCTCGGCGTCAGCCCACGGCAAGCACCGCCCGCCTGCTCCCGTCACCGTCGTCGCCAGCGGCTTGGCCGGTCCCTATCAGGTCTCGTCGTCGGGTCGAGATCTGATCGTCACGGAGGCCGACGCCGGTCGCGTGATCGCGATCAACCGGCACCGGCGAGGATCGGTGAGAACACTCGTCAGCGGCTTGGGCGAAGGTGCCGCGGCGGGCGCGGTTCGGATCGGGAACCGGGTGTTCATCGCGACAGCCGAGGCGGGCGGACCTCCGGATGCTCCGCCGCGGCCGCCGTCGCCGTATCCCGGGTCCTCGGTGCTGGTGGCGTCGAAGGGTCGGATCAGCCAGTTCGCCGACCTGCTCGCGTACGAGTTGAGGAACAACCCCGACGGTCAGACGCAGTTCGGACCCGACGGGGCGCCGCTCGATGCGCTGTCCAACCCGTTCAGCCTGCTGGCCGCCCGGGGCGGGGGAGTCCTGGTGGCCGATGGCGGCGCGAACGTCGTCCTGCGGGTCAGCGCGAGCGGACGGGTGTCGACGTTCTTCGTCCCGCCGGTCGTCACGACCGGTGCGTGCGCGGGCCGACCGAACAACGACGCCGCCTCGACGGGCTGTGACCCCGTGCCGACGGGACTGGCGTACGGACCTCGCAACACGCTCTACGTCTCGACGCTCTCGGGTGAGGCACCCGGGCAAGGACGTGTCTACGTCCTCGATGCCCGTCGCGGCACCGTGAAGAAGGTCATCGGCGGCTTCACCTCGCCGACCGGCGTCGCGGTCGCTCCCGACGGAACCGTCTACGTGACCGAGGCGCTCGAGGGCCAGCCGACATCGGAGCCGGGTCCGGACTTCGATCCCTCGACCGTGGGTCAGGTCGTGAAGGTCAGCCCGCGCGGTCAGCGCACCTACGCGCAGATCACGACGCCGACCGGCATCGTCTGGACGGGTGGAAAGCTCTACTCCACCGCCTGGTCGCTCGGCAGCTTCTTCGGCCAGTTCGGCACCGGCCAGATCGTCGCGCTGAGCCCTCGGGCGTTCCGTTGA
- a CDS encoding TolB-like translocation protein has protein sequence MTRPPRAISVPRTTIAILAALAVALTCLIAVSAPAEAAPQRKVSLKTSATTVHVGSKVSLSGKVTRTKKRIKVRVQKQTGKKWRTVRTVRTQRTGTYKLSITLTAAGRTKFRVLAPKTGRLKAKASRTRTVTARPRPRATPAPKPPAPQPRTTLISRSPSGAGADGGSGFPAVAADGTWTAYVSDSSNLVTGATQAAGDVYATNNATGATVRVSRPPSGGYGSGRSEAPSISADGRWIAYRSRAMEMAAGGRGPDHFQVFLWDRENPDATQLISSKQPGWSSSHESGVPSISDDGNRVVWSTSATNLVDEDTGGRSNAFLWTRGEGVTVLTRASGGGSADGDSVNPVISGNGRFVAFTSSATNLLARESSATPSAYVIDLSAATTSPVLVSRAATGGQPDGDSAAESLSDDGRFITFSSSADDISAGHTGGHHDVFVWDRLAPSTAAVLVSRRMGGGAADERSRHGDISGDGRYVSYVSWASDIAPGDENGASDIFLWDRTSPAATSSLISAGAAGKAGNQQSGWYARTSRNGRHIVYTSYATDLVSGDDNRREDVFLWDRRR, from the coding sequence GTGACCCGACCTCCGCGCGCCATCAGCGTCCCTCGCACCACCATCGCGATCCTCGCCGCGCTCGCCGTCGCCCTCACGTGCCTCATCGCCGTCTCCGCGCCCGCCGAGGCGGCCCCGCAGCGGAAGGTCAGCCTCAAGACGTCGGCGACCACCGTCCACGTCGGCAGCAAGGTCTCGTTGTCGGGCAAGGTCACTCGCACCAAGAAGCGCATCAAGGTCAGAGTCCAGAAGCAGACCGGCAAGAAGTGGCGCACCGTCCGCACGGTGCGCACCCAGCGCACGGGCACCTACAAGCTCTCGATCACGCTCACGGCGGCGGGCCGGACGAAGTTCCGGGTCCTCGCCCCGAAGACCGGCCGACTGAAGGCCAAGGCCTCCAGGACCCGCACCGTCACGGCACGACCCAGGCCCAGGGCGACGCCGGCACCCAAGCCGCCCGCTCCCCAGCCCCGCACGACGCTGATCAGCCGGTCGCCGTCGGGCGCCGGCGCCGACGGGGGGTCAGGGTTTCCGGCCGTCGCCGCGGACGGCACCTGGACCGCCTACGTGTCCGACTCCTCGAACCTGGTGACCGGGGCGACCCAGGCGGCCGGCGACGTCTACGCGACCAACAACGCGACAGGCGCCACCGTCCGGGTCAGCCGTCCCCCGAGCGGGGGATACGGATCGGGCCGCTCCGAGGCGCCCTCCATCTCGGCGGACGGACGCTGGATCGCGTACCGGTCGAGAGCCATGGAGATGGCGGCAGGTGGCCGCGGTCCCGACCACTTCCAGGTGTTCCTGTGGGATCGCGAGAACCCCGACGCCACGCAGCTGATCAGTTCGAAGCAGCCGGGCTGGTCGTCGAGTCACGAGTCGGGAGTGCCCTCCATCTCCGATGACGGCAACCGCGTCGTGTGGAGCACCTCGGCCACCAACCTCGTCGATGAAGACACGGGAGGCCGGTCGAACGCGTTCCTGTGGACACGCGGCGAAGGCGTCACCGTGCTGACGCGCGCGTCGGGCGGTGGCAGCGCCGACGGGGACTCGGTCAACCCGGTGATCTCCGGCAACGGCCGGTTCGTCGCCTTCACCTCGTCGGCGACCAATCTCCTGGCGAGGGAGAGCTCCGCGACCCCCTCGGCCTACGTGATCGACCTGTCCGCTGCGACGACGAGCCCCGTCCTGGTCTCGCGGGCCGCCACCGGTGGCCAACCCGACGGGGATTCCGCGGCCGAGTCGCTCTCCGACGACGGTCGCTTCATCACCTTCAGCAGCAGCGCCGACGACATCTCAGCAGGTCACACCGGCGGACACCACGACGTCTTCGTGTGGGACCGGCTGGCTCCCTCCACGGCGGCCGTCCTGGTCTCCCGGCGGATGGGCGGCGGAGCGGCTGACGAACGGTCGAGGCATGGCGACATCTCGGGCGACGGACGCTACGTCTCGTACGTCAGCTGGGCCAGCGACATCGCCCCCGGCGACGAGAACGGGGCCAGCGACATCTTCCTCTGGGACCGCACCTCGCCCGCCGCCACCTCGTCACTGATCAGCGCGGGCGCCGCGGGGAAGGCGGGCAACCAGCAGTCCGGCTGGTACGCCCGCACCTCCCGCAACGGCCGCCACATCGTCTACACCAGCTACGCGACCGACTTGGTCAGCGGTGACGACAACCGACGTGAGGACGTCTTCCTCTGGGACCGCCGGCGCTGA
- a CDS encoding response regulator gives MSIRVLVADDQDLVRTGLRLILGTLEGIEVVGEARDGQEAVRLTRELRPDVCLMDIRMPVLDGVEATRLLAGPGVVDPVAVVVITTFDLDEYVHGALAAGATGFLLKDAGPELLGEAIRAATRGDSLISPSITRRLLSTFARTGRAAPPAQPIDPLTEREEQVLLTLARGSTNAEIAAELHISLSTVKTHIGSLMAKLGARNRVEVAMWGYETGRIRE, from the coding sequence GTGAGCATCCGGGTGCTGGTCGCCGATGACCAGGATCTCGTGCGGACCGGGCTGCGGCTGATCCTGGGCACCTTGGAGGGCATCGAGGTCGTGGGCGAGGCGCGCGACGGTCAGGAGGCGGTCCGGCTGACCCGCGAACTGCGCCCCGACGTGTGCCTGATGGACATCCGGATGCCCGTCCTCGACGGCGTCGAGGCGACCCGCCTCCTGGCCGGGCCAGGCGTCGTGGATCCGGTCGCGGTCGTCGTGATCACCACCTTCGACCTCGACGAGTACGTGCACGGTGCGCTGGCGGCCGGCGCCACCGGCTTCCTGCTGAAGGACGCCGGGCCCGAACTGCTGGGCGAGGCGATCCGGGCGGCCACCCGAGGGGACTCGCTCATCTCGCCGAGCATCACCCGCCGACTGCTGTCGACCTTCGCGCGCACGGGTCGGGCAGCACCTCCCGCGCAGCCCATCGACCCGCTCACCGAACGCGAGGAGCAGGTGCTGCTCACCCTCGCGCGCGGCAGTACCAACGCCGAGATCGCCGCCGAACTGCACATCAGCCTCAGCACCGTGAAGACCCACATCGGCAGCCTCATGGCCAAGCTCGGCGCCCGGAACCGGGTGGAGGTCGCGATGTGGGGGTACGAGACCGGCCGGATCCGGGAGTAG
- a CDS encoding ABC transporter permease, whose amino-acid sequence MTTTITIPITRLVRVELRKMFDTRLGFWLLVSIGVLAVGSTVAVVVVAPDANITYWSFGTAIGFPMSVILPIIAILAVTSEWSQRSGLTTFTLVPSRGRVIGAKAIAALLVGVGSMVVAFAVGALGNLVGPGLAGVDTVWDVSLAAAPQIVLGNLVGMGIGFTLGVVLRNSAAAIVGYFVVSFVLSGILVVLAQVRPWFEDLQPWIDWNETQVALFEGTTNTAEEWAMLASTTMIWIVTPLVLGLLSLRHGEVK is encoded by the coding sequence ATGACCACCACGATCACCATCCCGATCACTCGACTCGTCCGAGTCGAGTTGCGCAAGATGTTCGACACCCGCTTGGGGTTCTGGCTGCTCGTCAGCATCGGCGTCCTGGCGGTCGGCTCCACCGTGGCGGTCGTCGTCGTCGCTCCTGACGCCAACATCACCTACTGGAGCTTCGGGACCGCGATCGGGTTCCCGATGTCCGTGATCCTGCCGATCATCGCGATCCTGGCCGTCACGAGCGAGTGGAGCCAGCGCAGTGGGCTCACGACCTTCACCCTGGTGCCGAGCCGCGGGCGCGTGATCGGCGCCAAGGCGATCGCAGCGCTCCTGGTGGGCGTCGGCTCCATGGTGGTCGCCTTCGCGGTGGGTGCCCTCGGGAACCTCGTCGGACCCGGACTCGCCGGCGTCGACACCGTCTGGGATGTCTCGCTTGCCGCCGCACCCCAGATCGTGCTCGGCAACCTCGTCGGCATGGGCATCGGCTTCACCCTCGGCGTGGTCCTGCGCAACTCCGCGGCCGCGATCGTGGGCTACTTCGTCGTCTCGTTCGTCCTGTCGGGGATCCTCGTCGTCTTGGCACAGGTGCGCCCGTGGTTCGAGGACCTGCAGCCGTGGATCGACTGGAACGAGACGCAGGTGGCGCTCTTCGAGGGCACCACCAACACCGCTGAGGAGTGGGCCATGCTCGCCTCGACGACGATGATCTGGATCGTCACGCCCCTCGTCCTCGGACTGCTGTCCCTGCGCCATGGCGAGGTCAAGTGA
- a CDS encoding zinc-dependent alcohol dehydrogenase family protein, translating to MRALVLDSARSQPEIREVPEPTAPDGGVVVRVVATGLCRSDWHAWAGHDDGVAFPHVPGHELAGEISEVGAGVTQWKVGDRVTVPFVAGCGTCEWCLAGDAQVCPDQEQPGFTYWGSFAEYVAVHAADTNLVAIPESVDFATAASLGCRFATAYRALVGRARVAEGEWVTVIGAGGVGLSSVMIARALAARVIAVDRNAEALAVAAELGAEHTLPADRRDIPAAVTELTGGSHVAVDAVGSEQTCADAILSLRRRGRLAQVGLLPALDGNPRVPMGRVIGWELDVLGSHGMAAADYPGMMALIESGALRPDRLIERTIGLAEAAELLPVFDGATLAGMTIIDPRR from the coding sequence ATGCGCGCTCTCGTCCTCGATTCCGCTCGGTCTCAGCCGGAGATCCGCGAGGTCCCCGAGCCGACGGCCCCGGACGGTGGCGTCGTCGTCCGGGTGGTCGCCACGGGCCTGTGCCGCAGCGACTGGCACGCCTGGGCGGGCCACGACGACGGCGTCGCCTTCCCGCACGTGCCGGGTCACGAGCTGGCCGGAGAGATCAGCGAGGTCGGTGCCGGCGTCACGCAGTGGAAGGTCGGCGACCGGGTCACGGTCCCGTTCGTGGCCGGCTGCGGCACGTGCGAGTGGTGCCTGGCCGGGGACGCGCAGGTGTGCCCGGACCAGGAGCAGCCGGGCTTCACGTACTGGGGCTCGTTCGCCGAGTACGTCGCGGTCCACGCCGCCGACACCAACCTGGTGGCGATCCCGGAGTCGGTCGACTTCGCGACGGCCGCCAGTCTGGGCTGTCGGTTCGCCACCGCGTACCGGGCGCTGGTCGGCCGGGCCCGCGTCGCCGAGGGTGAGTGGGTCACGGTGATCGGCGCCGGGGGAGTGGGCCTCAGCTCGGTCATGATCGCCCGCGCTCTGGCTGCCCGGGTGATCGCGGTGGACCGGAACGCCGAGGCACTCGCCGTCGCCGCCGAGCTCGGTGCCGAGCACACGCTCCCGGCGGACCGGCGCGACATCCCCGCAGCGGTCACCGAGCTCACCGGCGGCAGCCACGTCGCCGTGGACGCGGTCGGCAGCGAGCAGACCTGCGCCGACGCGATCCTCAGCCTGCGCCGCCGTGGTCGCCTCGCCCAGGTGGGCCTGCTGCCGGCGCTCGACGGGAACCCGCGCGTGCCGATGGGCCGCGTCATCGGCTGGGAGCTGGACGTGCTCGGCAGTCACGGCATGGCCGCGGCGGACTACCCGGGGATGATGGCGCTGATCGAGTCCGGTGCGCTGCGGCCCGACCGTCTGATCGAGCGGACGATCGGGCTCGCCGAGGCGGCGGAGCTGCTGCCGGTCTTCGACGGCGCGACGCTCGCGGGGATGACCATCATCGACCCGCGTCGCTGA